From Nitrospinota bacterium, a single genomic window includes:
- a CDS encoding AlpA family phage regulatory protein yields MKNTVLRLPAVKAHTGLSRSTIYLRISEGEFPPSVSLGERAVGWLESDIDDWLSAQVEKSRKVKA; encoded by the coding sequence CTAAGACTTCCCGCTGTAAAGGCCCATACCGGGCTTTCCCGAAGCACGATCTATCTTCGTATTTCGGAAGGGGAATTCCCCCCTTCGGTTTCTCTTGGCGAACGAGCTGTCGGTTGGCTCGAATCGGATATTGACGACTGGTTGAGCGCCCAGGTCGAAAAAAGCCGCAAAGTGAAAGCCTGA